The following proteins are encoded in a genomic region of Thunnus maccoyii chromosome 8, fThuMac1.1, whole genome shotgun sequence:
- the arhgef37 gene encoding rho guanine nucleotide exchange factor 37 codes for MEVPRRPQPSSFTLALHKPASSAALSPIGAVEKVTKKDQMKEKLQEKKDGSAEEDQSGEETFNPDEDAGVSVIVDAPAEDSELVDENTSTVDSNERLSSEDGSSEERSAEELKEAKKKTEEEEAAAKERAAQRQLMAIEELVQSERNYLRLLQVSTVTIRSNLQKLQPPLANLDSMFLYIEEVIDVSGRLLSLLDQKQVQTGDPLFLETLCDSFLSLSSDIEAAYKEYLANYNHVTVVENSYKQKEVLWNEIVKVIKTSAPEVNATSLSFFLVMPVQRIARYPLLLQTIQKHTDRTHPAYALLEQTAHTSIALNCRINEYKRFREVADKYKKTETLTIKDKINRLNSHSIAKKTARLSQHFKHETGMATKLVDEEFDALEGFFYVLEHGILELLENVEMYLLHLRAFLTCKTEEFDLDMDGEKAPICYKEITTALRQWILPSFEKRMRTLIHKPLCALRDLLVGPRNLIRKRLDKLLDYEVIEAKSNLSYEEQAVANTYRTMNTLLLNELPRFNGLALQMIWSMLGTFSCLHKDLAADMEQLFQSFAQQLPHSSLDSGAFWEWAESAALGGARRLETLCRSVEDTLNAPVVQPLSPSFQRRLKQLTDKHGSGKIYQVISTVVGSRDLDLNLAKGELVAIISEADTRGDKRRWLVDAGGRRGYAPSSKLIRYHQPAEDPPPSPHLTLPESTTGIRRHSYTPESRPMTVPIQPCFQVFAAYDFMARGNHEVSMRAGEPVRVLEPHDKRGNNEWSLVELRGGQRGYVPSNYLIITPIGTGPPGTYQPYC; via the exons ATGGAGGTGCCCAGGAGGCCTCAGCCTTCCTCCTTCACGCTGGCTCTTCATAAACCAGcatcctctgctgctctgtctcCCATCGGAGCTGTAGAGAAGGTCACCAAGAAAGATCAGATGAAAGAAAAGCTCCAGGAGAAGAAGGATGGATCCGCAGAGGAAGATCAGTCTGGAGAAGAGACGTTCAACCCGGACGAGGATGCGGGAGTTTCTGTGATTGTGGACGCACCGGCCGAAGACTCAGAACTTGTAGATGAAAACACTTCCACTGTGGACTCAAACGAGAGACTTTCCTCAGAGGACGGTTCTTCAGAGGAGAGGTCGGCGGAGGAgttaaaagaggctaaaaagaaGACCGAGGAGGAGGAAGCGGCGGCTAAAGAGAGGGCAGCCCAGAGACAGCTGATGGCCATCGAGGAGCTGGTGCAGTCTGAGAGGAATTACCTTCGACTGCTGCAAGTCAGCACAGTGACCATCAGGAGCAACCTGCAGAAACTACAG CCTCCTCTAGCCAACCTGGACAGCATGTTTCTCTACATAGAAGAAGTGATCGACGTGTCGGGTCGACTCCTCAGCCTGCTGGACCAGAAGCAGGTTCAGACTGGAGACCCTCTCTTCCTGGAGACGCTCT GTGATTCATTCCTCAGCCTGTCTTCAGACATTGAGGCAGCCTATAAGGAATACTTGGCCAACTACAACCATGTTACGGTGGTGGAGAACAGCTACAAACAGAAGGAAGTGCTCTGGAACGAGATCGTCAAGGTCATCAAGACCTCAGC GCCCGAAGTAAACGCCACCTCTCTGAGTTTCTTCCTGGTGATGCCGGTGCAGCGAATAGCCCGCTACCCCCTCCTCCTGCAGACCATCCAGAAACACACCGACAGAACTCACCCAGCGTACGCGCTCCTGGAGCAGACCGCTCACACCTCCATCGCCTTGAACTGTCGCATCAACGAGTACAAACGCTTCAGAGAAGTCG CTGACAAATACAAGAAGACAGAAACCCTGACCATCAAGGACAAGATCAACCGCCTCAACAGCCACAGCATCGCCAAGAAGACGGCGAGGCTCAGCCAGCACTTCAAACACGAGACTGGAATGGCTACTAAG CTGGTGGATGAGGAGTTTGACGCCCTGGAAGGTTTCTTTTACGTTCTGGAGCACGGCATCCTGGAGCTTCTTGAGAACGTAGAGATGTATCTGCTTCACTTACGG GCGTTCCTGACCTGCAAAACAGAGGAGTTTGACTTGGACATGGATGGAGAGAAGGCACCTATCTGCTACAAGGAGATCACTACGGCGCTCAGACAGTGGATCCTTCCTTCGTTT GAAAAGAGAATGAGGACGTTGATCCACAAGCCTTTGTGTGCGCTCCGTGACCTCCTTGTCGGCCCGAGGAACCTGATCAGGAAGAGGCTGGACAAGCTGCTGGACTATGAAGTGATAGAGGCCAAATCCAACCTGAGCTACGAGGAACAGGCTGTGGCCAACACTTACCG gACGATGAACACGTTGCTCCTCAACGAGCTTCCTCGGTTTAACGGTTTGGCTCTGCAGATGATCTGGAGCATGTTGGGGACGTTCAGCTGTCTGCATAAAGACCTCGctgcagacatggagcaactgTTCCAGAGCTTTGCACAACAG CTCCCTCACAGCTCTCTGGACTCCGGTGCATTCTGGGAGTGGGCGGAGTCCGCGGCGCTAGGGGGTGCGAGGAGGCTGGAGACCTTGTGTCGAAGTGTGGAGGACACGCTCAACGCACCCGTCGTTCAG cctcTGAGCCCGTCCTTTCAGCGCCGTCTGAAGCAGCTCACAGATAAGCACGGTTCTGGAAAGATCTACCAGGTGATAAGCACGGTGGTGGGCAGCCGAGACCTGGACCTGAACCTGGCCAAAGGGGAGCTGGTGGCCATCATCAGTGAGGCTGATACCCGCGGAGACAAACGGAGATGGCTGGTAGACGCAGGAG GCAGAAGAGGTTACGCTCCTTCCTCGAAGCTGATTCGTTATCATCAGCCAGCAGAGGACCCGCCTCCTTCACCCCACCTGACCCTGCCCGAGAGCACGACGGGAATCAGAAGACACTCATACACCCCCGAGAGCCGGCCGATGACGGTCCCGATCCAGCCTTGCTTCCag